The proteins below are encoded in one region of Syntrophotalea carbinolica DSM 2380:
- a CDS encoding thiamine pyrophosphate-dependent dehydrogenase E1 component subunit alpha, whose translation MKTQLSKEDLLKAYRKMREIREFEDRVHVEFAKGTLPGFVHLYSGEEAVAVGVCSHLNDLDRIASTHRGHGHCIAKGVELEGMMAEIYGKKTGTCGGKGGSMHIADLDKGMMGANGIVGAGPPLIAGAALASKLRKDGSVGVVFFGDGASNQGTNFESMNFAVTLDLPMIFVLENNGYAESTSPKYSAKVGSDNIADRARGFGMPAVTVDGNDFFAVYEAAGEAIERARKGGGPTFIECKTMRYFGHFEGDAQTYRPKNEVKDARANDCPLKRFADAAISAGLVEAADIEAIDKDVLAQVEKAVKDAEVAPQPDMEALMADVYVSY comes from the coding sequence ATGAAGACACAACTGTCGAAAGAGGATCTTCTCAAAGCTTATCGCAAGATGCGGGAGATTCGGGAGTTTGAAGACCGTGTGCATGTTGAGTTCGCGAAAGGGACTCTCCCCGGCTTCGTTCATCTGTATTCAGGTGAGGAAGCTGTGGCTGTTGGTGTTTGTTCACACCTCAACGATCTGGACCGTATCGCCAGTACCCACCGCGGCCATGGACACTGCATCGCCAAGGGTGTTGAGCTCGAAGGCATGATGGCCGAGATCTACGGCAAGAAAACCGGTACCTGCGGCGGTAAGGGCGGTTCCATGCATATTGCCGACCTCGACAAAGGTATGATGGGTGCAAACGGTATCGTCGGTGCCGGTCCCCCGCTGATCGCTGGTGCTGCTCTGGCTTCCAAACTGCGCAAAGACGGCAGCGTCGGTGTGGTTTTCTTCGGCGACGGTGCTTCCAACCAGGGTACCAACTTCGAGTCGATGAACTTCGCCGTTACCCTGGATCTGCCGATGATCTTCGTTCTGGAGAACAACGGTTACGCCGAGTCGACTTCTCCCAAGTACTCCGCCAAAGTCGGTTCCGACAATATCGCTGACCGCGCCCGCGGTTTCGGCATGCCCGCAGTCACCGTCGACGGCAACGATTTCTTCGCCGTTTACGAAGCTGCCGGGGAAGCTATTGAGCGCGCCCGCAAAGGCGGCGGCCCTACCTTCATCGAGTGCAAGACCATGCGTTATTTCGGTCACTTCGAAGGTGATGCCCAGACTTATCGTCCCAAGAACGAAGTTAAGGACGCCCGTGCCAATGATTGCCCTCTGAAGCGCTTTGCTGACGCTGCGATCTCCGCCGGCCTGGTGGAAGCCGCTGATATCGAGGCCATCGATAAGGATGTTCTGGCCCAGGTCGAAAAGGCTGTCAAGGACGCCGAGGTCGCACCGCAGCCTGATATGGAAGCGTTGATGGCCGACGTGTATGTATCTTACTGA
- a CDS encoding alpha-ketoacid dehydrogenase subunit beta, producing MARKIMFKDALNEAMRLEMERDESVVLIGLDVAGGAGTVTLDKERDSWGGVLGVSKGLYPLFPDRIIDTPISESAYIGAAVGASACGLRAIGELMFSDFMGVCFDQLYNQAAKFRYMFGGKAVTPVTIRTMIGAGFSAAAQHSQSPYSMFAHVPGLKCIIPSNPYDAKGLLAASIADDDPCVFFEHKALYTMKGEVPEEHYTIPLGKANVVQEGKDVTIVALARMVQFAEKAAKKLAKDGIECTIIDPRTISPMDWDAIYSSVEKTGRLVVVDESYDLCGVASDICGHVSQNVFGALKAAPQMVTAPFVPTPFAANLEAAYLPDAKKIEAAVRKTME from the coding sequence ATGGCTAGAAAGATTATGTTCAAGGACGCACTGAACGAAGCGATGCGTTTGGAGATGGAACGTGACGAGTCCGTTGTCCTCATCGGGCTCGACGTTGCCGGCGGCGCCGGTACCGTTACTCTGGACAAGGAGCGCGATTCCTGGGGCGGCGTTCTCGGCGTCAGCAAGGGTCTGTATCCGCTGTTCCCCGACCGTATCATCGATACTCCGATCTCCGAGTCCGCTTATATCGGTGCTGCCGTCGGCGCTTCGGCTTGTGGATTGCGCGCCATCGGCGAGCTGATGTTCTCCGACTTCATGGGCGTCTGCTTTGACCAGCTGTACAACCAGGCTGCCAAGTTCCGTTACATGTTCGGTGGCAAGGCTGTTACCCCGGTAACCATCCGCACCATGATCGGCGCCGGTTTCAGCGCCGCCGCTCAGCATTCCCAGAGTCCTTACTCGATGTTCGCTCATGTGCCGGGTCTGAAGTGCATCATCCCCTCCAACCCCTACGATGCCAAAGGTCTGCTGGCCGCTTCCATTGCGGATGACGATCCCTGCGTGTTCTTCGAGCACAAAGCTCTTTACACCATGAAGGGCGAGGTTCCTGAAGAGCACTACACCATTCCTCTGGGCAAAGCCAATGTTGTTCAGGAAGGTAAGGACGTTACCATCGTTGCTCTGGCCCGCATGGTTCAGTTCGCCGAAAAGGCTGCCAAGAAGCTGGCCAAAGACGGTATCGAGTGCACCATTATCGATCCCCGTACCATCTCGCCGATGGACTGGGACGCCATCTACTCCAGCGTCGAGAAGACCGGTCGCCTGGTGGTTGTTGACGAAAGCTATGACCTCTGCGGCGTTGCTTCCGATATCTGCGGGCACGTGTCCCAGAATGTGTTCGGCGCTTTGAAGGCAGCTCCCCAGATGGTAACGGCTCCGTTCGTTCCTACGCCTTTTGCAGCCAATCTTGAGGCCGCTTACCTGCCTGACGCTAAGAAAATCGAAGCGGCTGTACGTAAAACCATGGAGTAA
- a CDS encoding 2-oxo acid dehydrogenase subunit E2, with amino-acid sequence MSDNRIIALTMPKWGLTMEEGTISSWLMDEGDTIEVGSEILEVETDKIAQPVESAVEGILRRKIGEEDEEYPVKALIGIIAAEDVTEEEIDAFIASYGGEGAEGSDEDEAPAETAAAPEGIYELTMPKWGLTMEEGTISSWLIDEGDEVEVGTEIMEVETDKIAQPVESTVAGVLRRKIGEEDEEYPVKALIGIIADASVSDADIDAYLASRGGEAASGDEEEEAAAPAQPTSKPMSAMRAAISNTVTNSWTIPQFPVTMGIEMGAAKEFRAGLKAAGKAVSMNDMVIRACGKAIEQYPMVNATLGGKEYGLNADVNIAVAVGTDDALMMPVVKGCQALSLEEVASASRAVIDKVKAGTCGPAEMAGGNFAISNLGMLGVDSFGALVPPGMSAILAVGGIKDEVVVKDGEMVPVSTMKVTLVADHRVVDGLYSAQFLVELKRLLENPEEL; translated from the coding sequence ATGAGTGACAATAGAATCATAGCTCTCACCATGCCCAAGTGGGGCCTGACCATGGAAGAAGGCACCATCTCTTCCTGGCTGATGGACGAGGGCGACACTATCGAAGTCGGGAGTGAAATTCTCGAAGTCGAAACCGACAAGATCGCGCAGCCCGTTGAAAGTGCTGTCGAAGGTATCCTGCGTCGCAAGATCGGTGAAGAAGACGAAGAATACCCTGTGAAGGCTCTGATCGGGATCATCGCTGCAGAGGATGTCACCGAAGAGGAAATCGACGCGTTTATCGCCAGCTACGGCGGCGAAGGTGCTGAGGGTTCCGATGAAGATGAAGCTCCTGCAGAAACCGCTGCTGCACCTGAAGGTATCTATGAGCTGACCATGCCCAAGTGGGGCCTGACCATGGAAGAAGGCACCATCTCTTCCTGGCTCATCGACGAAGGGGATGAAGTCGAAGTCGGTACCGAGATCATGGAAGTTGAGACGGATAAGATCGCTCAGCCGGTTGAAAGTACCGTGGCAGGTGTGTTGCGTCGCAAGATCGGTGAAGAGGACGAGGAATATCCGGTAAAAGCCTTGATCGGTATTATTGCCGATGCCTCGGTATCCGATGCCGATATCGATGCTTACCTTGCCAGCCGTGGTGGCGAAGCCGCCTCGGGTGACGAGGAAGAAGAAGCTGCAGCTCCGGCGCAGCCGACCAGCAAGCCGATGTCGGCCATGCGTGCCGCCATCTCCAATACGGTGACCAACTCGTGGACTATTCCCCAGTTCCCGGTCACCATGGGCATCGAGATGGGTGCGGCCAAGGAATTCCGTGCCGGTCTCAAGGCTGCAGGCAAGGCTGTTTCCATGAACGATATGGTAATCAGGGCCTGTGGCAAGGCCATCGAGCAGTACCCGATGGTTAACGCCACTCTGGGCGGCAAGGAATATGGCCTTAATGCCGATGTAAACATCGCCGTTGCCGTCGGCACCGACGATGCTCTGATGATGCCGGTTGTCAAGGGCTGTCAAGCCCTCAGCCTTGAAGAAGTTGCCAGCGCTTCCCGCGCTGTAATCGACAAGGTTAAGGCCGGTACCTGCGGCCCTGCTGAAATGGCTGGTGGTAACTTCGCCATTTCCAACCTGGGTATGCTCGGGGTCGATTCATTCGGTGCCCTGGTGCCCCCGGGAATGTCTGCGATCCTGGCAGTTGGCGGCATCAAAGACGAAGTCGTAGTGAAAGATGGCGAAATGGTTCCCGTGTCAACGATGAAGGTGACCCTGGTAGCCGACCACCGGGTGGTGGACGGGTTGTACTCCGCCCAGTTCCTGGTGGAACTGAAGCGTCTTCTGGAAAATCCCGAAGAGCTTTAA
- the lipA gene encoding lipoyl synthase — MDVGQKKRGADKTALATTDEQGALSKPTWIRAKAPISPEVGRLTGILRDLHLHTVCEEASCPNLGECFKRGTATFMIMGDVCTRRCPFCDVAHGRPAALDTEEPGHLADAIGAMKLKYVVITSVTRDDLEDGGAAHFAQCIESIRKKTEGVKVEILVPDFRGHVDAALKNLGNCLPDVFNHNLETVPRLYAESRPGARYHESLRLLQRFKETYPGIPTKSGLMLGLGETDEEILEVMRDLRVHGCDMLTIGQYLRPSRHHLPVQRYVTPEQFEAFRVAGLKMGFSQVASGPLVRSSYHADLQAKEVLHT, encoded by the coding sequence ATGGATGTTGGACAAAAAAAACGTGGTGCCGATAAAACGGCCCTAGCGACGACTGATGAGCAAGGCGCTTTGTCCAAGCCGACCTGGATCCGCGCCAAGGCGCCGATCTCGCCGGAGGTTGGCAGGTTGACGGGAATCCTGCGTGATTTGCATCTGCATACGGTGTGCGAAGAGGCCAGCTGTCCCAACCTCGGCGAATGTTTCAAGCGTGGGACGGCAACCTTCATGATCATGGGCGATGTCTGTACGCGTCGTTGTCCCTTTTGCGACGTGGCACATGGCCGGCCTGCTGCCTTGGATACCGAAGAGCCGGGACATCTGGCGGACGCCATCGGCGCCATGAAGCTCAAATACGTGGTGATCACCTCGGTGACCAGGGACGATCTGGAAGATGGCGGCGCCGCACATTTCGCACAGTGTATCGAATCCATCCGCAAGAAAACCGAGGGTGTCAAGGTGGAGATCCTGGTGCCTGATTTCCGGGGGCATGTCGATGCCGCCCTCAAGAACCTCGGCAACTGTCTGCCCGACGTGTTTAACCATAATCTTGAAACGGTACCGCGTCTTTATGCGGAGTCACGACCTGGTGCCCGTTATCACGAATCTTTGCGGTTGTTGCAGCGGTTTAAGGAAACCTATCCCGGTATACCGACCAAATCCGGCCTGATGCTGGGATTGGGCGAAACAGACGAAGAGATCCTTGAAGTTATGCGGGATTTGCGGGTGCACGGTTGCGATATGCTGACCATCGGACAGTATCTGCGACCCAGTCGCCATCATCTGCCGGTTCAGCGCTATGTAACCCCGGAGCAGTTCGAGGCGTTTCGGGTTGCCGGTTTAAAGATGGGCTTTTCCCAGGTCGCTTCAGGGCCGCTGGTGCGTTCTTCCTATCACGCCGATCTACAGGCAAAAGAAGTTTTGCATACATGA
- the lpdA gene encoding dihydrolipoyl dehydrogenase, with the protein MADEIFDLIVLGAGPGGYVGAIRAAQLGMKVAVVESRPTLGGVCLNEGCIPSKALLDSSEHFALARDKFDMHGIEIPAPKLNLAKMMERKEGVVSDLTGGIAFLFKKNKVTWIKGRGKLLGAGGDGLQQVEVTGKNAGVVKGKNVLLATGGKVAQVPGITVDNDVIIDNVGALSIDKVPEHLMIIGAGYIGLELGSVWLRLGSKVTVVEMLPKMLPKTDADTTQALQRSLKKQGMTFNMGTTVGGIEVSGGKATVKLVKNDKEKEVVCDKVLMSIGRKPNTDGLGLEELGVEMGERGTIKVDDNYATNVPGIYAIGDLIPGPMLAHKASEEAVVFVERLVGKNSEVHYGTIPGVCYTWPEVASVGKTEQQLQEEGTPVKVGKFNFVGNGRARAMAETEGFVKIIAHAENGQVLGVHIFGPRASDMIAEAVAVMSYGGTAHDIGAMFHGHPTLSEAVKEAALDVDGAAVHC; encoded by the coding sequence ATGGCTGACGAAATTTTCGATCTTATCGTATTGGGTGCCGGTCCCGGAGGTTATGTCGGGGCGATCCGCGCAGCTCAGCTCGGCATGAAGGTCGCCGTGGTGGAAAGTCGTCCGACCCTCGGCGGTGTGTGCCTTAACGAAGGCTGCATTCCGAGTAAAGCGCTGCTCGACTCCAGCGAACATTTCGCTCTGGCGCGGGACAAGTTCGATATGCACGGCATCGAGATCCCTGCACCGAAGCTTAACCTGGCCAAGATGATGGAGCGCAAGGAAGGCGTTGTCAGCGATCTTACCGGCGGCATCGCGTTCCTTTTCAAAAAGAATAAAGTTACCTGGATCAAGGGCCGCGGCAAGCTGCTCGGAGCCGGTGGCGACGGTCTGCAGCAGGTTGAAGTGACCGGTAAGAACGCCGGCGTGGTCAAGGGCAAGAATGTTCTGCTGGCTACCGGCGGCAAGGTTGCGCAGGTTCCCGGCATTACCGTAGACAACGATGTGATCATCGACAACGTCGGCGCCCTGAGCATTGATAAAGTCCCCGAACATCTGATGATCATCGGCGCCGGCTATATCGGTCTGGAGCTCGGATCCGTGTGGTTGCGCCTCGGCTCCAAGGTTACCGTGGTCGAAATGTTGCCCAAAATGCTGCCTAAGACCGACGCCGATACCACTCAGGCGCTGCAGCGCTCCCTGAAAAAACAGGGCATGACCTTCAACATGGGCACCACCGTCGGCGGTATCGAAGTGTCCGGCGGTAAGGCGACCGTGAAATTGGTCAAAAACGATAAAGAAAAAGAAGTTGTGTGCGACAAGGTGCTCATGTCCATCGGTCGCAAGCCCAATACCGACGGCCTCGGTCTGGAAGAACTCGGTGTGGAAATGGGCGAGCGCGGAACCATCAAGGTCGATGACAATTACGCCACCAATGTCCCGGGTATCTACGCTATCGGCGACCTGATCCCCGGCCCCATGCTGGCGCACAAAGCCTCCGAAGAAGCCGTGGTTTTCGTGGAGCGCCTGGTCGGGAAAAATTCCGAAGTTCACTACGGTACCATCCCCGGTGTCTGCTATACCTGGCCGGAAGTGGCTTCCGTCGGCAAAACCGAGCAGCAGCTGCAGGAAGAGGGTACCCCCGTCAAAGTCGGTAAATTCAATTTCGTCGGCAACGGTCGTGCCCGCGCCATGGCGGAAACCGAAGGTTTCGTCAAGATCATCGCCCATGCCGAGAACGGGCAGGTGCTGGGTGTGCACATCTTCGGGCCTCGCGCTTCCGATATGATTGCTGAAGCCGTGGCGGTTATGAGCTACGGCGGTACGGCCCACGACATCGGTGCCATGTTCCACGGTCATCCGACCCTGTCCGAAGCGGTCAAGGAAGCCGCTCTGGATGTGGACGGCGCCGCCGTACACTGCTGA